In Lagenorhynchus albirostris chromosome 1, mLagAlb1.1, whole genome shotgun sequence, the sequence GGTGAAGTTCATCATGCCATAAGGGGTGTCTGGCCCATTGATGACGAAGTCCCCACAGGCTTTCTCCTCATCCGTCAGTCGTTCCACACCTGCAGTGGGACGGGGAGAGAGTCTGGGCTAGGGCACTCTGTGGCTAGGAGCTGCCAGTCCAGAAACCCCCCTTCCCTAGAGCATCTGGCTGGTCTGTGGGCTCTGCCTGGGGCCACATCTCAGCTCTCTCGCCCACCGGGAGGAGCCGGGCCAGTGTGTATGCCGAGTCCAGGAAGCAGTGGCCAGCTCGGGGCCTCCAGGAGGTACACTGTCCTGGGTCCAGCACCCCATCACCACCCCAGGGCTCCGTGGGCCAGACCCAGACCTTCCCCTCACCTGGGGCCAGGTGTGTGCGGAAGGTACggttgaccagggggaagtgcaGCACGATGGGTGAGCGCGGGTCCTCGGCCTTGGCAAACAGGTAGCATTCACGGGGCTCCTTCAAGTCCTCAGGGGGCACCTCAGTGCTGGGGAAGGAGATGCCTCGGTCCAGGCAGTACTTCCCTGTCATCTGTAAGACCTGGGCAGACACCCAGCCCTGTGAGCTTCCGGCCCTGCCTGAGGCGCCCTGGACTCACGCTGGCCCAGGCTTCAACGCCAGCCCTGTCTCCCAGCAGCCGAGTGACTACAGGCAGCAAGAAGAGAACCCGCATCTGGGCGTGCAACCTGTCCATCACCCCACAAGCCTCGAGGGAGCCACTGACAGAGACTCCCTGGAGGGACCCTGATGGCTCTGTTGTTACCATAGCAACAAAGGGACAGCAAACCTGAACCCAGGCCCAGATAGGAGCAAGGAATCCTATCAGGAACAGCAGCGTCCAGAACAGGGGTCTTCTCTTCACCGGGATAAAGTCTCCCGAGGACTCCCTCTGGCCTCCTCTCCTGAACCCCACTCTCCTCCATCACCTCAGCAGTCCTCCCCTTCCAGCTGGGGAGACCAATGCTGCTAGCGGTGTTCGCAAGGTGCCTGCCCAGGCCCTTCTCGACACCCAGCCAGGCTGCCTTAGCAAGGACCCCCCACCCCGCACCGTACCTCAAAAGGGGCATCCAGGGAGTAGTCGAAGGACAGAATGAGGTCCACGGCTCTCTGCGGCTGCAGGCTCAGCGGGAACGGAGAGTTGATGGCAAAGCCTCCATCCACCAGGTACAGACAGTCCCGCATGGGAGTGAGCTGGTTGGGGAAGGCGTCCGGGTGCGAATCTGCAAGAAGACAAATGCTTGCTCTCTGCAGCAGCCCTCTTCTCTTCGCACTGGGAATGCCCCACTGTTGAGAGTTCTCCTCTTCCTACAGCCACGAGGTCTCCCACCGCAGCCCCCGGCCTGCCTTCCAGCACAGTCATCACAGTCCTTCCCCCACTAGCCCCTGGGTAGcaggagccccccacccccagcccccaggtcaAAAGGTAGCACTGGCCCCAGGGAGCCAGAGGCACAGGCAACAGGCGGGACCCCGCCCAGAGCAGCACCCACCTTTCCAGGCCAAAAACTCCCTGCCAGACACATAGTCCTTGTGCAGGCAGAGGCCCTGGGTGAAGTTCGAGTTCTGGGCTGAGGTGAAGCGGTAGGTGAATATGTCCAGCACAGTCTGGGAGAAGGGCCCTTGCGGGGTGAAGAGCCTGGTTTGCAGCCTCGCTGGGTCATGCAGCTGGAGCTTCTGGCGGTCGTctaggtgggggtgggatggtgaAATACCGTGAGAAGCCCTCCTTTGTCCAGCGGTCCTCACGTCTCAGGGGAGCccctctgtctcctccccacatctctcctccttccccaccccgccTCCTGGGTCTCTGACTACTGCTTCCCCAAACcccttttaaatgactttttctttcatgttccCCACGTTTTGAAAGTTGACATGCACGTATTAAAAAAGTTGAAAGTTGACATTGCATGTATTAACAACATCACCTACCCTTAAAGTTGCATATGCAACTTCCAACCAGAATTTCACCCATTAAACACCCACTGAACAGTTACCATGTGCTGTGGTGGCcactgtgctgggcacagggATGCAGAAGTGAACAGGGCCTGACCCTGGCCCTCCAGGGCTCACGGCCTATTTAGGGGAGAATCTAAAGAGGTAATAAATGGTGACAGTGTCCCGAGGTAAGGACAACATGGGATGTGCCTACGGTTCTAGGGAACCTTGGTGGTCAGACCCTCGATCAGTCTGGAGGGATGGACTGGAACAGAGACATCCCCTGACAAAATGATGTCTGAGCTGAACTTTAAGAACTGAGCAAAAGTTATCCAGGGAAGAAAAGTGGGAAAGGTATTCTACGCAGCAGGGGCTGAAGGGGAGCTCTGAAGTGGGGGTACAGAGTGTCAACCAGATACCCAGTGGCCCTGGGCTGAGTTGATCTAATGGGAACCCAAGCCGTTTATCACGGAGCACTCACAACTCCCACTAGGTTTTCTGACATGGGTTCCCCACCCCTTCGCCTCTCTGTAGACCTCTGGGCATCCAGAGACCCTAAGCTAGAagtcattttctcaatatttCTCTGAACCGAATAGGACATCCAAGTCCTTCACTGCCTCCTCCCACATTGCTCATGCTTCTGCCAGGGCCCTGCTGCTGGAAAGAGGTATTGCGGGGGctggcaggggggaggggaggtttgGGGGAGCAGGCTCTCTGCCCTCACCTGTGATGTTTACACTGCCTCTGCACCTCTGTAGGAAGCCGAGGTCCCAGCCGGCGGTCTTCAGGAAAATCTCATCCAGGCTGGCTGCAAACGCGCTGCCCCATATACCTAAGGAGAAAGGCAAAGTCCCCGGCCCTCACAAGTCCTCCACCGGCATCACCAACTCAGGGCCTGGCGCCTGCCCTGTTCCCTTGTCCCCAGGCCTCTGGCCTAGACTCACCCTGCAGGTAGCAAATCCGGGGCTCGGGGCGGAGCTGCAGCAGTCGCCCCATGAAGAACTCTGAGCTAAAGAGTTCAGTGGGAACATAAGCGCCATACTTGGGTAAGCCGACCTCATGGGGGGTGAACTCGCACCACTCTGGGGGCGCAAAGAGGAGGGAATGTCACCAGGGGCTTCCCACCAGGACCCCATGCTTCCCCTGAGCCCCTGTGACTTAGCAGGTGTCTTTGCCTGGTCAAGAGCAGGAGGCAGCAAGCCCACTGTGCTCCAAGGCTCCCACCTGTGCCCTGACAGCCCTGGCCTCTACATCCTCACACTGACCATTGCTCCCACCGGCTTCCTAGGTCCCCACGCCCGGGCACCTGCAAAGTCTTCCCCACTGATGTTGCTGCGGACGTTGACACTGGCGTAGATGGGGTAAGGGTTCTGGCCCTGGCTGACCGCCTCCTGCTGGTCAGACAGCTTGGCAGGATTTTCCTGGTCAGGAAAGAAGGGAGGCCACTTGGCCTTTAGGGagttccctttccccacccccatggcCTGAGGCTCATCACCCTGCAGGTGTGGCGCGCCCACGAGACTTTGGTTGCTAAGGCCAGGGCTCTAGAGACAACTCTCTAAGGGACAGGCTTTGGGCTGCAGCAGAGGTGAGGCCACATGGGGTTCGTGCAATTCCAGGGGCTTTGgacccccttccctcccattcAAGAAAGCCTATCAGAACCCAAGGGAGtcaagtaacatttttaaaagaataactggggcttccctggtggcgcagtggttgggagtccgcctgccgatgcaggggacgcgggttcgtgccccggtccgggaagatcccacatgccgcggagcggctgggcctgtgagccagggccgctgggcctgcgcgtccggagcctgtgctccgcaaggggagaggccacggcagtgagaggtcaAAAAAAAGGAATAACTGAAAATCCAATCTACtttctttgaaaaagtaaatCACTAGAAAACATGTATTCTTTTCTTAGACATCACATTCATAACAGATAGCCACACACCAGTGGGCTAGGCCCCGCAGGGCCCCAGGGCTGAGAACCTCGCTCAGCTCTAGTCTCATCTCCCGATGCATGCTGGGCCTGCAGTTCTAGGAGAAGCCACCAGGTGGCGAGAATCATGTCCGCTTGGCTGTCGGGCTGGAGTGGCATTCTGCCTCAGCAGGAGGTTGAAATCATTTGGGACCCTTTCAAAGCACACTTGTACTAGGGCTCGACCCCTCACCAACCAAAACCAGTATCTCTGGAAGTGAGACCTAGGCATGGTGTTTTTGGAAAGCTGtacaggtgattctaatatgcagtcaGACCTGAGAACAGCAGACCAGCCTCTCCCTCCCAGGGAAAGCGAGATGAAGCGTGTCAGCCCACCCAGAGATCCCACCCCTTGCCCCCAGGGAGCTCAGACTTAAAGGATAGCTTTGCAAATCTCAGATCTTAGCCTAATGGGTAAGGCAGAACTAAGTGCTGGTGGACAGGAGCCATGTTCATCTATTACCTGTTCTTCTCTTACCTCCTGGTATAGGAAATATTCAATAAGAAGCCCCCAGAGGTCGATGAGGGAAGCGCTGTGGCCACTGCTTTCCCGGATCCCCAGTTCCTGGGCATAGTACTGCAGGCGTTCCATGGACATTATCCCCATCTTACTGCTGCAGACCCGCGCCTGGGCGCGCTCAATAGGGCCCTTCAAGGCCACCTGGGACCAGGCTGGGTCCTTGTAGAGTGTGGAGATGCACCTGGGCATGGAGGGAATTAGGAGCGTGGGAGCACAGTAAGGGGAGAGAGGGATACAGGTGTCTCTGagtcacccctcctcccccatcccttgcACCCACTGGCCTGCACCACCCACTCAGAGGGCCCTGGGGACTCAGTCCCTTACTGCCCTTCCTGACCCCTTTggatccccacccctccccatcagATCACCAGGTCATACCTCTGCCTCTTCAgggctctccttttttttttgccctgccCCTACCTCACTTACCAGGTGGACCCAGAGACTCCACTCAGATAGGTCACAGTGTCCAGGACGCCGAGCTCCTGTAGCCCGGCCAGGCTGCCATAGAGGGAAGACATGGCTCGGGTTCCACCTCCTGAACCCAGCACAGCCACCACAGGCACCTGGGCACAATAATAATCATGATAACATCTACCCCCACTATTGTTCATATATTATTGCTTAGCATATCAGATATTGGTCTAAGAGCCCAACTTGTATCATCTCTTTCAGTCTTCAAAGAAACCCAAtggcatccccattttacaggtgaggaaactgaggcacaggaagttAGATAATGTGCCCACGATCATACCATCAGTAAGTAATAGGCTGTCAGACTGAAGCAGTATAACCTCAGAGATGGCTCTTAACATTATATCAGGAAAGTATGTATCTGGGAGGTATATTGGATTCACTCAAAACAGctaaagcagggtttctcaaccttggcactgttggtaattttggaccagataattctttattgTGAGGAACTGTCCTGTGTGTTATAGGATGTTTGGCAGCATTCCTGACCTTCACCAggcagatgccagtagcatccctctcccctcccctagtTGTGGCAATGTCTCTAGACAGTAACAAATGTCCCCTAGGTGGGTGGGGGGATGAGATTGCTCCCAGCTGAGAACCACAGAACTGAAGTGACAAAGACCAGCAGGCAGCCTGACCTGCCCCAGACACGGGAGGTCCCCAGATGTCTCTTCAGGATCAGAGGTTCCTGGTGGGATCAGACTAGAAGCTGTTGGGCTGCTCAGCTTTTCTACGAAGGTTTGGTTCATTCCACCCCAGACTTCCGGTTCCTttccctgtccttcctttcttcccctgtcTTGAAAAAAATGCTCCCTGGCCATTGCCCCGCAAGGTCACTGTCCCTCCAGAGCTCTGGAGGAGACagagctccctgaaggcaggtcTGTGCCCTCTCTACCCTCCACCCACAGAGCAGAGAcggggcacagagcaggcattACCAGATGAGCGGTAGGCTTGCTCAGCTTGTCAGCACTGGGCACAGGCTATGTCTCCTTGGACATCTGCAGCCAGAAGGAAGCCATCAGCCTGTTCCTGATTTACCACAGGTCTCCCCCTCAGCACTGCCTTTCCTCCTGCCTCCACTTCCAGATCCCTTTgtcctgttatggactgaattgtgtcctccccaaattcatatgtggaagcccCCATGTGACTCTCTTTGGAGAAAGAGTCTATACGGAGGTAATATAGGTTAtgtgaggtcataagggtggggccttaatcccataggactggtgtccttgtaagaagaggaagagagagagattcccACAAACCCCTGCacgtgcacagaggaaagactgtgtgaggacacagcaagaaggtggccgtctACCAGTCAGAAAGAGGCCTTGTCAGATAACGACTCTgacggcaccttgatcttgaacttccagcctccacgtgagaaaataaatgtctgttgtttgagccacccagtctgtggcgttctgttatggcagcctgagcagactaatacacctCCCTTGGCTGGGGCCGTTCAGCCCTCGTTCATATAGGGGTCACATGACTCTCCTGACTGTGCCCATCAGCTCAGGCAAACGGGCCTGCCCCCTTCTTCCTCCGGTCCCCGCACTTCCTCAACGCTTCCTGTCACCTCTTAGACACACAGTCCTCTCAAGGAAGAGGTTGGATTTGGTCCCAGAAACTCTGGTGTCTGGCTCCTCCATTCCATACCTGGTTACTGTCGGGAGCCTGGCTCAATCCCAGCACCTGCTGTAGGGCCTTGGACACGACGTGCTTCCTCTTATCCAGAAACTCCTGTTCCCCGTCACAGAGGTCGAAGCCAAGACGCAGGTCCAGGTCCCCAGAGCTGCCtcagagggggtgggggtggggtattGGGTGACTGTTCAGTGGAGAGCCTCCGGCCAAACCCATTTTCACATGAGCAGACAGATGCACATTCCATGGAACCTCCCAGAAAGATGCCACAGGACCCAGTCACCcccaatggccgctgagccgtaGGCAGAAGAGTCTCCGCGCCGCTCACCTCACTTCTGCCTTCACACTCATAGCCACCTCCTGGCCCTGGAAGAGACAACAGCCCATCCCTGAGCGCACTGAGAGGGACTCATTTGCAGCCCCGGTTGCTCTGGTAATTCTGGCCCAGGTGTGGACACCATGGCTGGCCTGATTTGAACCCCTCCCCCAGACCTTTTGTGGGGGTCACAGAGCAGGCAGGGGCCCCTCAGGCACCCAGACGGAGCCTTACCTCACCCAGGGCCACGACATGCTGCTGCTCCCGACCTAGGGCCAGAGAGGAGAGCAGGATGCCCGCCTCGCCCAGCTTGCTGGTCTGGACCTCCAGCTCAGCACTTGGGCCGctctacagagaagaaaacaccCAGGAAAAGGGGCCTCGTCCCGGCTGGATGGATTCTGTCGTCTGCGCCTTCCCAGGCTCCGTCACTCACCTGCAGGGCCGTGAGCTTCTCTCCCAGCTCCACCTCCAGCCTGGAACTGAGCACTGGGTTTACGTGGAAGGTGAACGTGGCTGGGAGGCCTGCCTCCAGGGGAGGCTGCAGGGGCAAGAGCTGGGGCTTCTCGTAGGCCCCGGGCACTGCCAGCCGAATCTGCCTGGAGCCTGGGAGCAGAGGGCCTAGGTGAGTGCCAGGTGAAGGGGTGAGAGTGGGGGGTGCGTGGCCCGTGACGGTAGCACGCCGAGCAGCAAgtcccctttccttccccttgGAAGTGCCAACTCATCGCCCTGCCCACTCTCTGGCAATGGGCCCTACAGACATCATGAAGGACACTCGGGGTCCTATAACCTGCTCTGGTCAGAGCTGGGAGCCTGGGATGGGGACGGCACACACAGTGCTCAGGGAAGGGCCCCTGTCCGGAGCTTATGGGGTGAGGATTTTGAGATTATTatattaagtatataaaatataattctataATTACCATATTATAATGATCATATATTAATTATTACATTAATTACCAGTTTTCAACTGGTAGTTCCCCCTCTCTTGCTCCATTCAAGCTCCGTGTCATTGCCTTGGGGGAGGTTTATGGCCAGAGAGAAAGCAAACAGGCTGCACGTTGTTTCCAAAGCATAAGCCCTTGGGAGAACATAGAGGGTTTGCAGGGGATGTAAAAGGAAGAAGTGGGTTCGTGGCACAGAGAGGGTAGGCTTGGGGAAGCGGAGGAGAGCCAGCCCCGGCCTGGTGAGGCCAGCTgcggggaggcagagggaggcctgTGGGCCCAGGAGCAGTGGGGCCCACCCTGTTCCTGTAGCTTTCTGGAGAGCAGGCAAGACCCCAGAGAGAAATGGCTACACATGACACCCAGGAAGAGGGGACCCCAGACAGACCCACGAAAGAGCCCCTAACGCCTCAGGAACCGACGTCCAAATGGAATCCCTGTCCCTACATGCCCTGCTTAGCACTAAATGAGACCGGGGGACTTGACATGACCAGGGGTGGGAGGGAattagagaaaataaggaaagtgaTCCTTCTCTCATATCACGGTTTACAGACTGAGATTGATAAGGGCTGTTCACTGTCAGAGACAACAGAAGCTGTGGTGGGGAGAGCAGATGGGCCCCGGGTGTCACagacctgggcctgggcctggctctaccgcttactggctgtgtgaccttaacaAAGtttcttctttgagcctcagtctcATGAATTAAAGGAGGATAATGACTGTACCTACGTTAcgaggttgttatgaggattaaaagatGAAACACTGTAAAATGCTTAGACCAGTGCCTGACTCATAGTAAGTGCGCCATGTTACCTGGGCACGACTCAGCCCGTAGGCTCAGGCTCCCAGTGTCGGAGAGGACCTTAGCTGTCATGCAGCCTCCGCTCCCCTCCCAAAGCTGGCACCCCTCCCGAGTGGCTGTCCCCTGTGGCAGACTGCCATGGCCCCAGTTCTTCACTTCTGGAGTTCTCACTGTTTGCCATGTGGCCTTGGTTTCTCTCACTAAAGAGCCTGGCTATATTCCTTGCCCTCCAACTTAGAGTCAGCCTTGTGCTTGTTTTGGTTAACAAAATGTTAGTGAGGGCTGTGATGTGACCAAAGGCTCGAAAAGCACTTGCTCATCCGGCCATGCGCTCTTGTACCTCTGCCAGTGTCTTAAGAACATGCCCAGGCTTGTACGCTGGCCACAGGAGGTGGATGAGGGACATGGGAGCAGAGCCAGGTCACTCCACCAAGCCCAGCCTAGATCAGCCACGCCCCAGCTGACCACCAGATGTGTCTGCCACTGAGATTTTGTGGGTGTCTTTTGTACAGCAGTAGTTGAACCGATACAGCCTCTGTGCTTGAATACTCCCAGGGACGGAAATTTACTGCTTCTGGAGGCAATCCATGTCATCCTTGGTCAGCTTTCAGCAgtgaaaaattaagaactttctGCCCCAGACCCATCTTCTTGAAACCAGCAGTCCCCAATCCCCCAGGAGAGAAGGCAAGACCCAAGGCCCCTGACCAGACTCACCATACTCTTGATGTGGGGCTGTCCCATCTCCCCTGAGGGTGCCCTGGATTCTCAGACAGGGCTGAGCCTGAGGAAAGCAGAGGCCTGTGGGAGCCAGACAGTCCATAGGGCCCTGCACAGGGCCTGAaccaggatggagggagggaagggtatCTGGGGCGGGGTCGAGCTAACATCCTTCCCAGGGCCTGTGCCTTACGAGCAGGGGTCTTCTGTCACAGCCCGCCCCCCCGCCCAGGACTCAGAGGAAGTGGTCCCTggtgggaaagggggaggagatgaggggcCCTGACGGTGGCTCCTTGGCCGACTCAGAAGCCAGGTGAGCAGTGTGCTGTGCACAGGTGGAAAGCCTGGCTTCTGGGCTATTCCATCAGGTGGGAGGCAAGGTGCCCCTTTGTCCCTGGAGGTGCCTCCCCAGCACATCTCCCCTCTGAGGAGGGGTTGAGTGTCCTTCATGCAAGTGGGCATGATGGGCTCAGTCGTGGACTCCCCaatcccccagcccccagccctgggcagcccCAAGCTGGCCACCCCTACTCACCACCAGGACCCCATTGGTGATGACTTCAGACGCCGGCACCTGGCTACAAAGGATGAGGGGCTTATGGGACGCCTGAATCCCTCAAGATGGCTATTACTATAATAATGTAACCAAAGCAGCTGGAAGAGCCTGGGGAGCACGGCAGGTTTGTGGGAAGGGGTGGGCATCAAGGTCAGGACATCCCCTCTCAGGCCAGGCCAACGCAGGACCTGGTGACTGACAGCTGGGAGCTTTGGGTGGGTCTCAGAGTAAATGGGAGGGTACAGGCTCCACCTGGACTCACCTGTCCTCCAAAAGAAATTCCACCTGCAGCTCTTGTGAATCCTACATGGAGGGAGCAAGGGAGCGCCAGTTTTCAGAGGTCCCAGAGCCTCAGgaccttcccctcccacccctggttCTACTCAGCTCCAGCGACTAGAAGGCCAGATTGATGCTGGGGCTGCTCGTGGGCACAGGACAGGGTAGCAACATCGCCACTAGGAGCTCCATCTGTTCAAGGCTGTGGACAGGCGCTGTTCTAGACACTGAGGATTCAGCAGTGACCGAGACACACAAAGCCCCTGGCTtcaaggagcccacgtgctggcTTCCCTCAGGGAAGGAGTGCTCGTGGGAAAGCTTTGTGGGGTCATTGCTGCAGGGTGGAGGAGGGTCTGTCTTGGAGGTTGGGCCTGTGCTGATCGGGAGCCCCCTGTGCCAGGGCCTCTTCTCCCGGTACTGGGCTCGTGGCTGGCGCAGGTGGAACCGCTCACCTGGTGGCTGAGTGGGAAGGTGTGTCTGCGCGGTTGGTGGGGCTTGAGGCTCCTCAGGTCAAACAACAGCAGGGAGAGCTGGTCACTGTCCAGGACGTCCTTGTCGTAGAGGGTGAGCTCCAGGACgttctgggggcagggcaggaggcaggggggCCTGAGGCAGGGCGGAGGGCAGGCACCTGGGAGGGGCCCTCTCCCTCCGCAGCCCCAGCCCCTCGCTGACCCTCACCTTCACGGCGCCGTGGACCCGGTAGTGGAAGGTTTCGTTCCATTCGGGGTCACGGCAGTTGGCTACCACCCTTGTCTGGGCCGGGCTGGGGGACGCTGTGTGCAGCCGCAGCTGCACGTAGCAGTCTGCTTTGGACACTgtaggtgggatggggagggttccTCAGCCTCTAGCTCTTACGGCTGGAAAGGTTGCCTGGAGGAGACTGGGGCTGGACgggaaggggcagaggaggcTGCCCGCATAgcagggtggggcggggagagATGCGGGAGGGCCCATGTCCTTGACTCCCGTCTCCACCAGTTACACCTCCTATTCAACTGAATGGAGATCCTGCTGCAGCCAATTCAAAAGCTCATGTGGCAGCGCAGAGCACTGAGTCATTCCCAGAAAGGGCCTGATTCAGGAAACAAGGTCCCGCCCAGTGTGAGCACTGGCGTGGAAACCCCTAGAGAGAGACGGTAACTTGTGGcggcagcaggcctcacacgctcACCCAGGCTGGCAACCTCCACGAGCCAGCCtcagggaggaggtggtggtCTGCACACTGCCTTCCCCTCCAGCTCCCGCAACCTGCCCCGGGCCGTGGCCCGGGCTCCCTCACCAGAGAGCCCTCCATCCGCTCCACTCTAAACACACATGCATGCTTCAGGCCAGCCCCTGTTGAGCTCTGGGGAGgccccagggagaggaagggagaaagcatGAAATTGGGGGTCACTCACACAAGTCTGCGCCCCGGATATTTCTGGCCCTCAGCACCTTCACCTGGAGGTCATAGTATGGGTGGGTCTCCCGCTGAAAGGACAGAACTCCGGGGACTCAGTTCCAGGAAGCCGGGTGTGAGGCCTGACCTCCCTGCCGTGGTGCccacccagggcttcccttgtcCCATCGCAGAGCGGCAGCCTGGCCCAGGGTCACTGACGTCactgtgccagggacccaggaGGCCTCGACAGAGCAAGCGCTGGGAGCTGAGTGTGTTGGTGATGAACCTGACCTTGGAATCAGTCAGGCTGGGATCAAATCTAAGCTGCACTGTGGACTAGCTAAATGGCCTTGGGCAAGAGACTCGATTTCCCTGTGCTTTAGTTTCTCTGTCTCGAAAGTGGGGGTTATGATGATAATCTCACAGGGTTGTAGCGAGTTTTAGATGAGAAGTCGTACAAACTGCCTGGCATAAGCGCTTAATACATGGAGCCATTTTCACCAATTATGTTTATTACGCACCACGAACGTGCAGCCCCCCTGCCTACAGCGCTGGGGCTGTAGCTTGAGAGTCAAAGTGAGAGCTGGAGTGATGTGCTTAAGAAGATTAAGtatcaaaagagaaaactgtGATGGACCCCACCCACTAGCTCCTAACAAAGGCTAGAAGACGGCCCAAGCGGGTGTGGGCAGGTAAAGGGAAACCAAGAGTCACCCAGCTGGTACTGGTCTGATGAGTCGCTAAGGAGACGGCAGCTCGGGCTCAGGAGAGATAACAGTAGACTGCAGCCTCCTGGGAGTGAGACTATCTCCTCCAGATCCCAGCGAGTGCCTCATTCCCCCCACTCCCTCAACCCCCAAACCCCATTCTACAGCCAGGCTAGGGCTTACCGGGCTAAAGCCAATCAGCTGCAAGTGTCACATGGCTTCCATTTCCTAACCGGGGGTGATTAACTtcaagattattattatttggccaaGCTCTCTAAGCTCTACCTGGTAATCTGGAGCAAATCGGTCCTGGCCCAGATCAAAATGCATTCCCAGGGTTGGCCCCAGTCTCCACAGGGCCCTGTGCGCCCAGGACTCCTcctgtccacacacacacccccccccaccagggGAGATCGGGTACTTTACCCACCACCGCCTCCACTGAGgttccctcttctgtctcttctgcAGCAACACCGCACCCACGAGGGACAGCTCCTTGCCTGTCAGCCACCTGGGCCAGAGCGCCCAGAGCATGGCCGGGCAGCCTGGCTCCCGGCAGGAAGCCCTGCCTGCGCTCCTCTGGCTACACTGGCTGCCGGCTCAGGTCTGACGGGTAGCTGGAGTGGGGAGGGTGGAGCAGGCTGCTCTGCTGAGGACTCACagctgaggctggaggtggggttTGATGAGCTCCAGGAAGTGACTGGAGCCCAGTGTCCTCTAGCAGGAGGGACCTTAGACCCTCTCAAAGAGGATGAGGAACTGGCACTCTGGTTCCCAAACCTAGACCCTGGTTATCATGGCGCTGCTTATGGAAAATAGATGCCTGCGCCTTACTCCCCAGACGATTTGATTTATAGGGTGTGGCTAGAACCCAGGTGTTCGTACTTCCATCAAGCCTTTTAGATGATGCAGACACAGGTGGTCCAGGGAACAGCAGAGCCACAAAGTGCTGCATCAGGGGCCTAGGTTCCCCCAGCTATCAGAAGAGACTCAAACTAACACCTTTCAAATCCCACCTCCCCCACAGCTCTTAAGCAGAAACATGGAAATCTCTGATTCCCCACAGTGTTTCATCTGGACTCAAAGGTGTTTCTAACCCCTCAGGGCCTCTCTCATTTGTTCCCCAAACACTGAGAGgc encodes:
- the PLA2G4F gene encoding cytosolic phospholipase A2 zeta isoform X3, with the translated sequence MLWALWPRWLTGKELSLVGAVLLQKRQKREPQWRRWWNVLELTLYDKDVLDSDQLSLLLFDLRSLKPHQPRRHTFPLSHQDSQELQVEFLLEDSQVPASEVITNGVLVAQPCLRIQGTLRGDGTAPHQEYGSRQIRLAVPGAYEKPQLLPLQPPLEAGLPATFTFHVNPVLSSRLEVELGEKLTALQSGPSAELEVQTSKLGEAGILLSSLALGREQQHVVALGEGQEVAMSVKAEVSSGDLDLRLGFDLCDGEQEFLDKRKHVVSKALQQVLGLSQAPDSNQVPVVAVLGSGGGTRAMSSLYGSLAGLQELGVLDTVTYLSGVSGSTWCISTLYKDPAWSQVALKGPIERAQARVCSSKMGIMSMERLQYYAQELGIRESSGHSASLIDLWGLLIEYFLYQEENPAKLSDQQEAVSQGQNPYPIYASVNVRSNISGEDFAEWCEFTPHEVGLPKYGAYVPTELFSSEFFMGRLLQLRPEPRICYLQGIWGSAFAASLDEIFLKTAGWDLGFLQRCRGSVNITDDRQKLQLHDPARLQTRLFTPQGPFSQTVLDIFTYRFTSAQNSNFTQGLCLHKDYVSGREFLAWKDSHPDAFPNQLTPMRDCLYLVDGGFAINSPFPLSLQPQRAVDLILSFDYSLDAPFEVLQMTGKYCLDRGISFPSTEVPPEDLKEPRECYLFAKAEDPRSPIVLHFPLVNRTFRTHLAPGVERLTDEEKACGDFVINGPDTPYGMMNFTYEPQEFERLVALSRYNVLNNVETVRQALQLALGQKQAGDRAGG
- the PLA2G4F gene encoding cytosolic phospholipase A2 zeta isoform X2; this encodes MLWALWPRWLTGKELSLVGAVLLQKRQKREPQWRRWWRETHPYYDLQVKVLRARNIRGADLLSKADCYVQLRLHTASPSPAQTRVVANCRDPEWNETFHYRVHGAVKNVLELTLYDKDVLDSDQLSLLLFDLRSLKPHQPRRHTFPLSHQDSQELQVEFLLEDSQVPASEVITNGVLVAQPCLRIQGTLRGDGTAPHQEYGSRQIRLAVPGAYEKPQLLPLQPPLEAGLPATFTFHVNPVLSSRLEVELGEKLTALQSGPSAELEVQTSKLGEAGILLSSLALGREQQHVVALGEGQEVAMSVKAEVSSGDLDLRLGFDLCDGEQEFLDKRKHVVSKALQQVLGLSQAPDSNQVPVVAVLGSGGGTRAMSSLYGSLAGLQELGVLDTVTYLSGVSGSTWCISTLYKDPAWSQVALKGPIERAQARVCSSKMGIMSMERLQYYAQELGIRESSGHSASLIDLWGLLIEYFLYQEENPAKLSDQQEAVSQGQNPYPIYASVNVRSNISGEDFAEWCEFTPHEVGLPKYGAYVPTELFSSEFFMGRLLQLRPEPRICYLQGIWGSAFAASLDEIFLKTAGWDLGFLQRCRGSVNITDDRQKLQLHDPARLQTRLFTPQGPFSQTVLDIFTYRFTSAQNSNFTQGLCLHKDYVSGREFLAWKDSHPDAFPNQLTPMRDCLYLVDGGFAINSPFPLSLQPQRAVDLILSFDYSLDAPFEVLQMTGKYCLDRGISFPSTEVPPEDLKEPRECYLFAKAEDPRSPIVLHFPLVNRTFRTHLAPGVERLTDEEKACGDFVINGPDTPYGMMNFTYEPQEFERLVALSRYNVLNNVETVRQALQLALGQKQAGDRAGG